A single window of Anopheles moucheti chromosome 2, idAnoMoucSN_F20_07, whole genome shotgun sequence DNA harbors:
- the LOC128297937 gene encoding uncharacterized protein LOC128297937 yields MLLLNSWIGIFVTCLLISEIVGLKLKTVRIPPYRLRSESALLECHYELNGQRKGHGTANGGNRRHHAYQSDYVGEPFEEEEKLYSIKWYKDNEEFYRYVPSASQPIKSYKIEGIRVDPNHSDGTKVLLRGLTLKSSGIYRCEISAEAPSFDSVQGEGRMDVIYVPKDGPHISDGGRQSFQNGETMEFNCTSARSHPATTLQWYINDLQVMDPNSIIHYPSVQNQHGLITTFLGLSMVVNHRLYIDGTIRIKCMAILSPVLWRGDQESIVQWEQPAIDSRSAMLLVKSNDTSRTQIFIVPFISLVLYAICPIHACVNW; encoded by the exons ATGCTGCTGCTAAATAGTTGGATTGGAATATTTGTAACGTGTCTTCTGATATCAG AAATTGTTGGCCTAAAGCTAAAAACCGTACGAATACCGCCGTACAGACTTCGCAGTGAGTCCGCATTACTTGAATGCCACTACGAACTTAACGGCCAGCGAAAAGGACATGGCACAGCTAACGGCGGCAATCGACGACATCATGCCTATCAAAGCGACTATGTCGGTGAACCCTTCGAAGAGGAGGAGAAGCTGTACTCAATCAAATGGTACAAAGACAACGAGGAGTTCTATCGCTACGTGCCGTCGGCTTCGCAACCGATTAAGAGTTACAAAATCGAGGGTATCCGGGTCGACCCAAACCATTCCGATGGTACGAAGGTGTTGCTGCGAGGGTTAACACTTAAATCCTCCGGTATCTACCGGTGTGAGATCTCGGCCGAGGCGCCCAGCTTCGACTCGGTTCAAGGCGAAGGTCGGATGGATGTGATAT ATGTTCCAAAGGATGGTCCACACATTAGCGATGGTGGAAGGCAAAGCTTCCAAAATGGTGAAACAATGGAGTTCAACTGTACATCCGCTCGCTCACATCCCGCCACCACCCTGCAGTGGTATATCAATGATTTACAAGTGATGGACCCGAACAGTATCATACACTATCCCTCGGTGCAAAATCAGCATGGGTTGATTACCACCTTTCTTGGCCTGAGTATGGTCGTCAACCATCGGCTTTACATCGATGggacgatacggataaagtGTATGGCTATCTTATCGCCCGTCTTATGGCGTGGTGATCAAGAGAGTATCGTCCAGTGGGAGCAGCCAGCGATCGACAGTCGTTCTGCCATGCTGTTAG TAAAAAGCAACGACACGAGCAGAACCCAAATCTTCATAGTGCCCTTTATCAGTCTTGTGCTTTATGCAATTTGCCCAATACATGCTTGCGTAAATTGGTGA